One Thermus sp. CCB_US3_UF1 DNA window includes the following coding sequences:
- a CDS encoding DUF11 domain-containing protein has translation MKRIHVGFLLVVLMGLALAAGTPAGTAITNQATATYIDSAGQPRTTTSNLVTTIVQQVYSFTITPDGNNEGNPGQVRSGLPGSQVLFNYRVRNNGNGTDTINLSIAQGTSDNFDLQNVRIHLDANCNGNVDAGEGQVTQVTLPADGEACLVVAAVIPSGATSGQYGNLNLVGTSQGNASVVDNNNWARAVATAQAALTAFKAATPSGSVAPGTPITYTISGANTGGSGAYGYPVTVDSTSRTGILIEDVIPNGLRVTAMPTGSAGAGTVRFVYNTGSGWSTLTSSNLPLTGNGTVRIGMLIEGSGPFFPQGAQYTFSFQAQVPSGVPAGTSYSNFAVVRFDANGDGDADDPGETVTTNTTTNTVGAAYAVQVGPYGYPLGNGTGTYLVGAYTITRNADQQTVSAVYSGTTVIFRHTLRNTGNTADSFTLSPSGQPSGWACQLVADDLATPISGPVGPVAAGADLNFALRCQVPAGYTSASAINITVTATSVGDPSKWDATQDTVTQVLLGYGVDLAARGRAGDNDQSNDNPPAQSANPGQAAYFPLEVYNAGQNPDVYNLAASLPSGWSAIFYPDANCDGMPDGAPITNTALLNPGAKQCVVAAVSVPAGTAPGSNPVGFTATSTTLPGVSDVVSSTVTVNLVAQVTLDPDRSGTVTSPGTLVYTHTLTNSSNAPAYCDISGNGGAHGWTYQYSTDGSNWYGALTDVYVAPNGGTATIYVRLQVPAGQPVGRTDVNTVTANCDVTTGTPDNVYEATDTATETTTIVGGELRLQKTVDKSTAYPGDVLTYTVTAENIGTGNLKEVKISDPLPHHTTFVSISATATGFPAGATILYSTDGTTWSSTPPTSLPAGGVVYVGVDTDGDGNITSADFMLPAAKVTITLKVQVQ, from the coding sequence ATGAAGCGCATACATGTAGGGTTTCTTTTGGTCGTGCTGATGGGCCTGGCCTTGGCGGCTGGTACCCCTGCGGGTACCGCCATCACCAACCAGGCCACCGCCACCTACATAGACTCGGCCGGCCAGCCTAGGACCACCACGTCCAACCTGGTCACCACCATCGTCCAGCAGGTCTACAGCTTTACCATTACCCCTGACGGGAACAACGAGGGCAATCCCGGCCAGGTCCGCAGCGGTCTTCCCGGGTCCCAGGTGCTTTTCAACTACCGGGTGAGGAACAACGGTAACGGCACCGACACCATCAACCTGTCCATAGCCCAGGGCACCAGCGACAACTTTGACCTGCAAAACGTACGCATCCACCTGGATGCCAACTGCAACGGCAACGTGGACGCCGGGGAGGGGCAGGTCACCCAGGTGACCCTGCCGGCGGACGGCGAGGCCTGCCTGGTGGTGGCTGCGGTCATCCCCAGTGGGGCCACGTCCGGACAGTACGGCAACCTCAACTTGGTGGGAACTTCCCAAGGCAATGCCAGCGTAGTGGATAACAACAACTGGGCCCGGGCGGTGGCCACGGCCCAGGCAGCCCTTACGGCCTTCAAGGCTGCGACCCCCTCCGGAAGCGTCGCGCCTGGGACCCCCATCACCTACACCATCTCCGGCGCCAACACCGGCGGAAGTGGGGCGTACGGGTACCCCGTCACCGTGGACAGCACCTCCCGGACGGGGATCCTCATAGAGGACGTCATCCCGAATGGCCTCCGGGTGACCGCCATGCCTACTGGCTCCGCGGGGGCGGGTACCGTCCGGTTTGTCTACAACACCGGTTCCGGCTGGTCCACCCTTACGAGCTCTAACCTGCCCCTCACCGGCAACGGGACCGTCAGGATCGGCATGCTCATTGAGGGTAGCGGACCCTTCTTCCCCCAGGGAGCCCAGTACACCTTCAGCTTCCAGGCCCAGGTACCCTCGGGTGTCCCTGCCGGCACCAGCTACAGCAACTTCGCCGTGGTCCGGTTCGACGCCAACGGGGATGGGGATGCCGACGACCCCGGGGAGACCGTGACCACCAACACCACCACCAACACCGTGGGGGCTGCTTACGCGGTCCAGGTAGGGCCCTACGGGTACCCCCTTGGGAACGGTACCGGCACCTACCTGGTGGGAGCCTACACCATCACCCGGAATGCGGACCAGCAGACGGTGAGCGCCGTCTACAGCGGGACCACGGTCATCTTCCGCCACACCCTTAGGAACACGGGGAACACGGCCGATAGCTTCACCTTGAGCCCTAGCGGGCAGCCCTCGGGCTGGGCCTGCCAGCTGGTGGCCGATGACCTCGCCACGCCCATCTCTGGCCCGGTGGGTCCTGTGGCGGCGGGGGCTGACCTGAACTTTGCCTTGCGCTGCCAGGTGCCGGCGGGCTACACCAGCGCTTCTGCCATAAACATCACCGTCACAGCTACGAGCGTAGGCGATCCTTCCAAGTGGGACGCTACCCAGGACACGGTGACCCAGGTTCTCCTGGGCTATGGCGTGGATTTGGCCGCCAGGGGCCGGGCAGGGGACAATGACCAAAGCAACGATAACCCGCCAGCCCAAAGCGCCAACCCTGGCCAGGCAGCCTACTTCCCCTTGGAGGTGTACAACGCCGGTCAGAACCCAGACGTCTACAACTTGGCCGCCAGCCTGCCGAGTGGCTGGAGCGCCATCTTCTACCCGGATGCCAACTGCGACGGCATGCCCGATGGAGCGCCCATCACCAACACCGCCTTGCTGAACCCTGGCGCCAAGCAGTGCGTGGTGGCTGCGGTATCCGTACCCGCGGGTACGGCGCCCGGTAGCAACCCCGTGGGCTTCACCGCTACCAGCACCACGCTACCCGGGGTGAGCGATGTGGTTTCCAGTACGGTTACCGTGAACCTGGTGGCCCAGGTCACCTTAGACCCCGACCGTTCCGGCACCGTGACCAGCCCGGGGACCCTGGTCTACACCCACACCCTCACCAACAGCTCCAATGCCCCGGCCTACTGCGACATCTCTGGCAATGGCGGGGCCCATGGCTGGACCTACCAGTACTCCACGGACGGGAGCAACTGGTATGGGGCTTTGACGGATGTGTACGTGGCGCCCAATGGCGGCACCGCCACCATCTATGTCCGCCTCCAGGTACCCGCGGGCCAGCCTGTGGGCCGGACGGACGTGAACACCGTCACCGCCAACTGTGACGTGACCACGGGTACGCCGGACAACGTCTACGAGGCCACGGACACGGCCACGGAGACCACCACCATCGTGGGCGGGGAGCTCCGGCTGCAAAAGACCGTGGACAAGTCCACGGCCTACCCCGGGGACGTCCTCACCTACACCGTCACCGCCGAGAACATCGGTACCGGGAACCTCAAAGAGGTGAAGATCTCCGATCCCCTGCCGCACCACACCACCTTTGTGAGCATCTCCGCCACGGCCACGGGCTTCCCTGCTGGGGCCACGATCCTCTACTCCACGGACGGCACCACCTGGTCGTCCACGCCTCCCACCTCTCTGCCGGCGGGTGGGGTGGTGTACGTGGGCGTGGACACGGACGGCGACGGCAACATCACTAGCGCCGACTTCATGCTGCCTGCGGCCAAGGTCACCATCACCCTGAAGGTGCAGGTTCAGTAG
- a CDS encoding HD-GYP domain-containing protein → MRAETLPELHAWAAQGAMHLAQAEGAYLLRAEMGRFRVVGAAGVGRVARGLRLPLEWEPYRGPTPPPGPLGFSPDGKARWGYLAHRGHLVLALEGTPSLSEDQEELLQMLLEAVALREGRMVGLSTLEGLLSLSRRLREGASLEAEVRGVLEELLRYLGLDAGFLFGLAEGVLVPWVAAGEFPKGYPELYRRFPVVLGEGATRALEGGKAFALIPDYQEYPHALPPMKQAGLRTVLLIRLERGDSPYGVLVLASFRRPRDVPPEAQTFLLVARGELEAHLERRLQVEGTLEAIAAILERLDYETEGHMRRVSELAVLLGERAGVKDLEGLRMGAYLHDLGKLFIPREILEKDAPLVTQEWRVVKTHPEAGHEVLSRIPFLPQTALEVVLHHHEHWDGTGYPLGLKGEAIPLAARVFAVVDVWDALRSARPYKPAYPEEEAMAELLAMAGRKLDPRLVELFLLLVREKVLTGKEKRR, encoded by the coding sequence ATGCGCGCCGAAACCCTCCCTGAGCTTCACGCCTGGGCGGCCCAAGGAGCCATGCACCTGGCCCAAGCCGAGGGGGCCTACCTTCTCCGGGCGGAGATGGGGCGTTTCCGGGTGGTGGGGGCCGCCGGGGTGGGGCGGGTAGCCCGGGGCCTGCGTCTGCCCCTGGAGTGGGAGCCTTACCGCGGCCCCACCCCTCCTCCCGGCCCCTTGGGCTTTTCCCCTGACGGCAAGGCCCGGTGGGGGTACCTGGCGCACCGGGGGCACCTGGTTCTGGCCCTCGAAGGAACCCCATCCCTTTCCGAGGACCAGGAGGAGCTACTTCAGATGCTCCTGGAGGCCGTGGCCCTGCGGGAGGGCCGCATGGTGGGGCTCAGCACCTTGGAGGGCCTTCTCTCCCTGTCCCGTCGCCTGCGGGAGGGGGCCTCCCTAGAGGCCGAGGTGCGGGGGGTCCTGGAGGAGCTGCTGCGCTACCTGGGTTTGGATGCGGGCTTTTTGTTCGGTTTGGCCGAGGGGGTGTTGGTCCCTTGGGTGGCGGCAGGGGAGTTTCCCAAGGGCTACCCGGAACTCTACCGCCGTTTTCCGGTGGTCCTGGGTGAAGGGGCGACCCGGGCCCTAGAGGGAGGGAAGGCTTTTGCCCTGATCCCCGACTACCAGGAGTACCCCCATGCCCTTCCCCCCATGAAGCAGGCAGGCCTGCGTACCGTGCTCCTGATCCGCCTGGAGCGGGGGGATAGCCCCTATGGGGTTTTGGTCCTGGCCAGTTTTCGCCGCCCCCGGGATGTGCCTCCCGAGGCCCAGACCTTTCTCCTGGTGGCCCGGGGCGAGCTGGAAGCCCACTTGGAAAGGCGCTTGCAAGTGGAGGGCACCCTGGAGGCCATCGCCGCCATCCTGGAACGGCTGGATTACGAAACGGAGGGGCACATGCGCCGGGTTTCGGAGCTGGCGGTTCTTCTGGGGGAGCGGGCGGGGGTGAAGGACCTGGAGGGCCTGCGCATGGGGGCGTACCTGCACGATCTGGGCAAGCTCTTCATTCCCCGGGAGATCCTGGAGAAGGACGCCCCCCTTGTCACGCAGGAGTGGCGGGTGGTCAAGACCCACCCCGAGGCCGGTCACGAGGTGCTTTCCCGGATCCCCTTCCTGCCCCAGACGGCCTTGGAGGTGGTCCTCCACCATCACGAGCACTGGGACGGCACGGGGTACCCCTTGGGGCTAAAAGGGGAGGCCATTCCCCTGGCCGCCCGGGTGTTCGCGGTGGTGGACGTGTGGGATGCCCTTAGGTCGGCGCGGCCCTACAAGCCTGCCTACCCTGAGGAGGAGGCCATGGCCGAGCTCCTTGCCATGGCGGGGCGGAAACTGGATCCTCGGTTGGTGGAGCTCTTTTTGCTCCTGGTGCGGGAGAAGGTCCTAACAGGAAAGGAGAAGCGGAGATGA
- a CDS encoding C1 family peptidase: MKPKLMLALFLGILGACTSPSPQGGPVGPDIQEFLTVGGYPAVRLGNGEVKRLDKPEETAWYLDRFPPPATPGLAQVGPQNLPLAVDLTPYQTPVKDQGGRGTCTAFAVVGALEAAYKRAYNLTLDLSEEFLNWQDKVNVLDTQSPPVPPSQSENFLAVWGGGSVNYKLQSILNGERGIPLENQAPYNGQESFGDSGQWLPPITRNSPQRSMGEANLSQRSQTYRIPFPLDWLMLPQLALEEGRYRVNQAVFAGGSQLTNPEWFKAQLAAGREVAFGVRIPNNGKGVKGGIWMPGDMDWGDHAMLMVGYDDSKQAFRVKNSWGTSWNEGGYVWMSYEFVRRGKVYEAASILSVMPPNFAVYTPQLFFGRYLLSHDGWRGVLDIYHIPNPSLFRFQNDTDRRLGTYYGADGMARRVNGVIHGRQIDFYLDWGNTVARSYGELSGMRFTGFLADDNRTLAGTLDDGSGTTQGFYAVKLRDYLSGTPGGSLGLSAYLGNWQIDGLDVTAGSFSITAVNPSTGQVTGTVFGGDPLVGTVSPTQPRRFTFQLGGQSYEGYMLALDPGVMAGKVGSSKGFIATRRDFSAPQVSIQSPQSGATLYRTQTYTLSGQARGDNGSGFIVDLPCRWASSDAGDTQFPLQGSCNPTFTLRPGSPASVTFTLSATAQGGASAQTSVTVNVQNPPNSGPPSVSIIEPASGSSASVGSTVTLGGRAVGGTPPYRNYRWSWQASKPGCAEIDISVRALPNQPIGGGQYWEWNTAGAQNIPNGCGFDNAGGTLRLYVTDDLNLTGSASIAFRLFYVPPPN; encoded by the coding sequence ATGAAGCCCAAGCTGATGTTGGCGCTGTTTCTGGGTATCCTGGGGGCCTGCACCAGCCCCTCCCCGCAAGGGGGACCGGTCGGTCCGGATATCCAGGAGTTCTTGACGGTAGGAGGTTACCCAGCGGTGCGGCTGGGCAACGGAGAGGTCAAGCGCCTGGATAAACCCGAGGAAACCGCCTGGTACTTGGATCGCTTTCCCCCACCGGCCACCCCGGGGTTGGCCCAGGTGGGTCCGCAAAACCTGCCCCTCGCGGTGGACCTTACCCCTTACCAAACCCCGGTGAAGGACCAAGGAGGCCGGGGTACCTGCACGGCTTTTGCGGTGGTGGGGGCCCTCGAGGCGGCCTACAAGCGCGCTTATAACCTTACCCTGGACCTCTCGGAGGAGTTCCTAAACTGGCAGGACAAGGTCAACGTGCTGGATACCCAAAGCCCACCCGTGCCTCCCAGTCAGTCCGAGAATTTCCTGGCGGTTTGGGGTGGGGGTAGCGTAAACTATAAGCTGCAAAGCATCTTGAACGGGGAGCGGGGCATTCCCCTGGAAAACCAGGCTCCGTACAATGGACAGGAATCCTTTGGGGACTCAGGCCAGTGGCTCCCCCCCATCACCCGCAATAGCCCGCAGCGCTCCATGGGCGAGGCCAATCTCAGCCAGCGCAGCCAAACCTACCGCATCCCCTTCCCGCTGGACTGGCTGATGCTTCCCCAGCTGGCCCTGGAGGAAGGCCGCTACCGGGTCAACCAGGCGGTCTTCGCCGGTGGGAGTCAGCTCACCAACCCCGAATGGTTCAAGGCCCAGCTAGCCGCTGGGCGCGAGGTGGCCTTTGGGGTTCGCATACCCAATAATGGCAAAGGCGTCAAGGGCGGGATTTGGATGCCCGGGGATATGGACTGGGGCGACCACGCCATGCTGATGGTGGGCTACGACGACAGCAAGCAAGCTTTCCGTGTCAAAAACTCCTGGGGCACGAGCTGGAACGAGGGAGGATATGTCTGGATGAGCTACGAGTTTGTGCGGCGGGGCAAGGTTTACGAGGCTGCCAGCATCCTGAGCGTGATGCCGCCTAACTTTGCGGTCTATACGCCCCAGCTCTTCTTTGGCCGCTACCTGCTCAGCCACGACGGCTGGCGCGGGGTGCTGGACATCTACCATATCCCCAACCCCAGTCTGTTCCGGTTCCAGAACGATACCGACCGCCGCCTGGGTACCTACTACGGCGCGGACGGTATGGCCCGGCGGGTCAATGGGGTCATCCACGGGCGGCAGATCGACTTTTACCTCGACTGGGGCAACACCGTGGCCCGTAGCTATGGCGAGTTGAGCGGCATGCGTTTCACAGGCTTCCTGGCCGACGACAACCGCACCCTAGCCGGCACCCTGGACGACGGTAGCGGCACTACCCAGGGCTTTTATGCCGTCAAGTTGCGGGATTACCTGAGCGGCACCCCCGGCGGCAGCCTGGGCCTGAGCGCTTATCTGGGCAACTGGCAAATAGATGGGCTGGACGTGACGGCAGGCAGCTTTTCCATAACAGCGGTAAATCCCAGCACCGGGCAGGTTACCGGTACCGTCTTTGGTGGTGACCCCCTGGTTGGAACGGTTAGCCCCACCCAGCCCCGGCGCTTTACCTTTCAACTGGGCGGCCAGAGTTACGAGGGCTATATGTTGGCCCTCGACCCCGGGGTGATGGCCGGGAAGGTGGGCTCGAGCAAGGGCTTCATCGCTACCCGTCGCGACTTCAGCGCCCCTCAGGTGAGCATCCAGAGCCCCCAGTCGGGCGCAACCCTCTACCGCACCCAGACCTACACCCTGAGCGGGCAGGCCAGGGGCGACAATGGCAGCGGGTTTATCGTAGACCTGCCCTGCCGCTGGGCGAGCAGCGACGCGGGCGATACCCAGTTCCCCCTCCAGGGTAGCTGCAACCCTACCTTTACCCTTCGCCCCGGAAGCCCTGCCAGCGTTACCTTCACGCTATCAGCAACGGCCCAGGGCGGGGCCAGCGCCCAGACCAGTGTGACGGTTAACGTGCAGAACCCGCCTAACAGCGGCCCGCCCAGTGTGAGCATCATTGAACCCGCGAGCGGAAGCTCGGCCAGTGTGGGCAGCACGGTGACGCTTGGGGGCCGGGCAGTAGGTGGAACCCCACCGTATCGCAACTACCGCTGGAGCTGGCAAGCCAGCAAGCCCGGCTGTGCCGAGATCGACATCTCTGTCCGAGCGCTGCCCAACCAGCCCATTGGCGGGGGTCAGTACTGGGAGTGGAACACCGCTGGGGCGCAAAACATCCCAAACGGTTGTGGTTTCGATAATGCCGGCGGCACCCTCCGGCTCTATGTTACCGATGACCTCAACCTCACCGGCTCGGCCTCTATTGCCTTCCGGCTTTTCTATGTTCCGCCGCCCAACTGA
- a CDS encoding DUF4832 domain-containing protein, translating to MKRLGLWLFLAALPGLLGGCREGGPSFPPPYAARPDGVYKGGALLPLYGLNWFGLETCDRAPHGLWAGRSVGEFLAQVRGLGFNALRLPVSPEVLRDQGQVAPWARTGDPGYPQSPLAGLRYVLERAQGLGFHVLLDLHTFRCDLIGGSLPGRPFDPARGYTRGDWHADLRRLARLSLEFPNVFAIDLFNEPHGLTWSEWKALVQEAAQEVLKVNPRILVAVEGVGNLSDHGGYPAFWGGNLKEATDDLGLGDRLLYLPHVYGPSVHAMPYFSHPGFPENLPPIWDLHFGHLSGRGLPWGVGEFGGRYTGQDQVWQDRFALYLRQKGVKVWFYWALNPNSGDTGGILQDDWRTPVAGKVNLLKGLMGAPSGQAFDFLPEGGEVPGPERGFSVDSHYPNTPLLDAPGLVAQWRAQGFEVRLIRRVYYLHAFAGQDTLPQAFLHTLAQDLASAEAAGVKLILRFAYRPDENRAGGPTYCDPPTARILGHIAQLGPVLRSRIGVIAYLEAGFIGPWGEWHSASPEAALMDPLPGYQEGAQPPCGRQNYDRKLPNAATLEIVQALLGEVPGRKVALRYPMAKAKLVELAQGGVAGTYPSPSSFTPLTPQEAHGNTLKARLGAHNDCFLASADDYGTYYYTPGPQQEREKEYWSQDNRFTVMGGETCTPAPHVPSGEDPARYVYEQFRRYRYNNLNLLYHPDMMAWFRSQPFGTGTLLEALKRDLGYRLYLRRVEVSGVHLSPNQAFTVRLYLENQGFGGLYNPKGLELVFIREGDGLRVARTLQATGFYGPPPGEEGMYAYTVPAPGQPGTYALWLRIYDPDLPNNPAYSVPLASRLERREGRNALGFVVEVR from the coding sequence GTGAAACGCCTAGGGTTATGGCTTTTCCTTGCGGCCCTGCCCGGCCTGTTGGGTGGGTGCCGCGAGGGAGGGCCCTCCTTTCCCCCGCCTTATGCCGCCCGGCCCGATGGGGTGTACAAGGGAGGGGCCCTGTTGCCCCTCTACGGCCTCAACTGGTTCGGGCTGGAGACCTGCGACCGGGCCCCCCACGGCCTCTGGGCCGGGCGGAGCGTGGGGGAGTTCCTGGCCCAGGTGCGGGGGCTTGGGTTCAACGCCCTCCGCCTCCCCGTGTCCCCCGAGGTCCTGCGGGACCAAGGGCAGGTGGCCCCCTGGGCCCGCACGGGGGATCCCGGCTACCCCCAAAGCCCCCTGGCGGGCCTGCGCTACGTGCTGGAGAGGGCCCAGGGGCTTGGCTTCCACGTTCTTCTGGACCTCCACACCTTCCGCTGCGACCTCATCGGCGGCAGCCTTCCCGGCAGGCCCTTTGACCCGGCCCGGGGCTACACCAGGGGGGACTGGCACGCGGACCTCAGGCGGCTGGCCCGGCTTTCCCTGGAGTTTCCCAACGTTTTTGCCATAGACCTCTTCAACGAGCCCCACGGCCTTACCTGGTCGGAGTGGAAGGCCCTGGTCCAGGAGGCGGCCCAGGAGGTCCTCAAGGTGAACCCGCGGATCCTGGTGGCCGTGGAGGGGGTGGGGAACCTTTCGGACCACGGGGGCTACCCGGCCTTCTGGGGGGGCAACCTCAAGGAGGCCACGGACGACCTGGGCCTGGGGGACCGCCTGCTCTACTTGCCCCACGTGTACGGGCCCTCGGTGCACGCCATGCCCTATTTCAGCCACCCCGGCTTTCCCGAGAACCTCCCCCCCATCTGGGACCTCCACTTCGGGCACCTTTCGGGGCGGGGCCTCCCCTGGGGGGTAGGGGAGTTTGGGGGCAGGTACACGGGCCAGGACCAGGTGTGGCAGGACCGCTTTGCCCTGTACCTGCGGCAGAAGGGGGTCAAGGTCTGGTTTTACTGGGCCCTGAACCCCAACTCGGGGGATACGGGGGGGATTCTCCAGGATGACTGGCGAACCCCCGTGGCGGGCAAGGTGAACCTCCTCAAGGGGCTCATGGGGGCTCCATCGGGCCAGGCCTTTGACTTCCTGCCCGAGGGGGGCGAGGTGCCCGGGCCGGAGCGGGGCTTTTCCGTGGACTCCCACTACCCGAACACCCCCCTTTTGGACGCCCCGGGCCTGGTGGCCCAATGGCGGGCCCAAGGGTTTGAGGTGCGCCTCATCCGCCGGGTGTACTACCTGCACGCCTTCGCCGGCCAGGACACCCTTCCCCAGGCTTTTCTCCACACCCTGGCCCAGGACCTGGCCTCGGCGGAGGCGGCGGGGGTGAAGCTGATCCTGCGCTTCGCCTACCGGCCCGATGAGAACCGCGCCGGAGGACCCACCTACTGCGACCCACCCACGGCCAGGATCCTGGGCCACATCGCCCAGCTGGGGCCGGTTCTCAGGTCCCGCATTGGGGTCATCGCCTACCTGGAGGCGGGCTTCATCGGCCCCTGGGGGGAGTGGCACTCGGCAAGCCCCGAGGCGGCCCTCATGGACCCCCTTCCTGGCTACCAGGAGGGTGCGCAACCCCCTTGCGGCCGGCAGAACTACGACCGCAAACTCCCCAACGCCGCCACCCTGGAGATCGTCCAGGCCCTTCTCGGGGAGGTTCCCGGGCGGAAGGTGGCCCTGCGCTACCCCATGGCCAAGGCCAAGCTGGTGGAGCTGGCGCAAGGGGGTGTGGCGGGCACCTACCCAAGCCCCTCCTCCTTCACCCCCCTTACGCCCCAGGAGGCCCACGGGAACACCCTCAAGGCCCGCCTGGGGGCCCACAACGACTGCTTCCTGGCCTCAGCGGACGATTACGGCACCTACTACTACACCCCAGGTCCCCAACAGGAGCGGGAAAAGGAGTACTGGAGCCAGGACAACCGCTTCACGGTGATGGGAGGGGAGACCTGCACCCCTGCTCCCCACGTCCCTTCCGGGGAGGACCCTGCTCGGTACGTGTACGAGCAGTTCCGTCGCTACCGCTACAACAACCTCAACCTCCTCTACCACCCCGACATGATGGCTTGGTTCCGGAGCCAGCCTTTCGGGACAGGTACCCTGCTGGAGGCCCTGAAGCGGGACCTGGGGTACCGGCTTTACCTGAGGCGGGTGGAGGTGAGCGGCGTGCACCTTTCCCCCAACCAGGCCTTTACCGTGAGGCTTTACCTGGAGAACCAGGGCTTTGGGGGGCTCTACAACCCCAAGGGGCTGGAACTGGTCTTCATCCGGGAGGGGGACGGGCTGAGGGTGGCCCGCACCCTGCAGGCCACGGGCTTTTACGGCCCGCCCCCGGGGGAGGAGGGGATGTACGCCTACACCGTTCCTGCCCCGGGCCAGCCTGGGACCTATGCCCTGTGGCTGCGGATTTATGACCCGGACCTCCCCAATAACCCTGCCTACAGCGTTCCCTTGGCGAGCCGGCTGGAGCGCCGGGAGGGGCGGAACGCTTTGGGGTTTGTCGTGGAGGTTAGGTAG
- a CDS encoding zinc-dependent alcohol dehydrogenase family protein — MRAMVLRRVGEPLALEDLSLPRPGPGEVLLKVEACGVCRTDQHIADGELPPPRLPLVLGHQVVGRVAALGEGVEGIPLGARRGVGWLGGTCGACKFCRRGQENLCPQAEFTGYGRDGGYAEYTLARAAFTYPLPEGLPAEGLAPWLCAGLIGYRAYRMVRDREVLGLYGFGAAAHLLLQVARHEGKRVYAFVRPGDEAAKAFARELGAVWAGDSTEDPPEPLEGALIFAPVGELVPKALADTEPGGVVVLGGIHMSPIPSMPYRLLWGERTLRSVANLTREDARAFLEVAPKVPVRAEVEVFPLEEANRALEALRGGGLRGAAVLVP, encoded by the coding sequence ATGCGGGCCATGGTGTTGCGGAGGGTAGGGGAGCCCCTGGCCCTGGAGGATCTCTCCCTCCCCCGCCCGGGTCCGGGGGAGGTTCTCCTGAAGGTGGAGGCCTGCGGGGTCTGCCGCACGGACCAGCACATCGCCGATGGGGAGCTTCCCCCGCCCAGGTTGCCCTTGGTCCTGGGGCACCAGGTGGTGGGGCGGGTGGCTGCCCTGGGGGAGGGGGTGGAGGGCATCCCCTTGGGGGCCCGGCGGGGGGTGGGGTGGCTGGGGGGAACCTGTGGGGCCTGCAAGTTCTGCCGCCGAGGCCAGGAGAACCTCTGTCCGCAGGCGGAGTTCACCGGCTACGGGCGGGACGGGGGGTATGCGGAGTACACCCTGGCCCGGGCGGCCTTCACCTACCCCTTGCCCGAAGGGCTTCCCGCGGAGGGCCTGGCCCCTTGGCTTTGTGCCGGGCTCATCGGCTACCGGGCCTACCGGATGGTGCGGGACCGGGAGGTCCTTGGCCTTTACGGCTTCGGGGCCGCGGCCCACCTCCTTCTCCAGGTGGCGCGCCATGAGGGGAAGCGGGTCTACGCCTTTGTCCGCCCAGGGGACGAGGCGGCCAAGGCCTTTGCCCGAGAGCTAGGGGCGGTCTGGGCGGGGGACTCCACGGAAGACCCCCCGGAGCCCCTGGAAGGGGCCCTCATCTTTGCCCCCGTGGGGGAGCTGGTGCCCAAGGCCTTGGCGGACACGGAGCCAGGAGGGGTGGTGGTCCTGGGGGGGATCCACATGAGCCCCATCCCCTCCATGCCCTACCGCCTCCTCTGGGGGGAGCGGACCCTCCGTTCCGTGGCCAACCTCACCCGGGAGGATGCCCGGGCCTTCCTGGAGGTAGCCCCGAAGGTTCCGGTGCGGGCGGAGGTGGAGGTCTTCCCCCTGGAGGAGGCCAACCGGGCCCTCGAGGCCCTCCGGGGAGGCGGGCTTAGAGGGGCAGCGGTGCTGGTGCCTTAG
- a CDS encoding EAL domain-containing protein codes for MGPILAHLVEMAHGLGLGVVLEGVEREEEVALARHLGCDLAQGFLLHRPSPEPVCP; via the coding sequence ATGGGCCCCATCCTGGCCCACCTGGTGGAGATGGCCCACGGCCTGGGGCTGGGGGTGGTCCTGGAGGGGGTGGAGAGGGAGGAGGAGGTGGCCTTGGCCCGCCACCTGGGGTGCGACCTGGCCCAAGGCTTCCTCCTCCACCGGCCCTCGCCCGAGCCCGTCTGCCCCTGA